One part of the Coffea eugenioides isolate CCC68of chromosome 10, Ceug_1.0, whole genome shotgun sequence genome encodes these proteins:
- the LOC113750123 gene encoding xylulose kinase 2-like: MADYSLPQGSLFLGFDSSTQSLKATVLDGNFNIVATEIVNYDSELPHYKTKDGVHRDPTVNGRIVSPTLMWVEALDLVLQRLKKSNLDFGKIAAISGSGQQHGSVFWKNGSEAILSTLDPKKPLLDHFGNAFSINESPIWMDSSTTEQCKDIENAVGGPMELSKLTGSRAHERFTGPQIRRMYQTKPEVYDSTERISLVSSFMASLLIGSYASIDHTDGAGMNLMDIKQRAWSKKALEATAPGLEAKLGTLAPAHSVAGLISPYFVERYKFDKDCLIVHWSGDNPNSLAGLTLNTPGDLAISLGTSDTVFGITAEHNPSLEGHVFPNPVDTSGYMVMLCYKNGSLTREDIRNRCAEKSWEVFNKLLQQTPPLNGGKLGFYYKEHEILPPLPVGFHRYALDGFKGDSVEGLKEREVSEFDPPSEVRALIEGQLLSMRAHAERFGMPSPPKRIIATGGASANTTILSSIASIFGSNVYTVQRPDSASLGAALRAAHGWLCNRKGSFLPIWFMYRDKLEKSSLNCKLAVTAGDQELVAKYALLMKKRVEIENSLVQKLGRL, encoded by the exons ATGGCGGATTACTCTCTTCCTCAAGGTTCACTCTTCCTTGGCTTTGATAGCTCCACTCA GTCGTTAAAAGCAACTGTGTTAGATGGCAATTTCAACATTGTTGCCACAGAAATTGTGAATTATGATTCTGAATTGccccattacaaaaccaaggaTGGTGTCCATAGAGACCCAACAGTCAATGGTAGGATTGTTTCTCCCACTTTAATGTGGGTGGAAGCATTGGACCTTGTGCTtcagaggttgaaaaaatcaaatttggaCTTTGGAAAGATTGCTGCTATTTCTGGTAGCGGACAGCAGCATGGTAGTGTGTTTTGGAAGAATGGAAGCGAGGCAATATTGTCAACATTGGACCCAAAAAAACCATTGTTGGATCATTTTGGTAATGCCTTTTCGATTAACGAATCACCTATATGGATGGATAGTAGCACCACTGAGCAGTGCAAGGACATTGAGAATGCTGTTGGAGGTCCAATGGAGCTGTCGAAATTGACTGGTTCCCGTGCCCATGAGAGATTTACAGGCCCTCAAATTCGAAGGATGTACCAGACAAAGCCTGAAGTTTATGATTCTACTGAAAGGATCTCACTTGTTAGCTCATTCATGGCTTCACTTCTCATTGGTAGCTATGCCTCTATTGATCATACTGATGGGGCTGGGATGAATCTCATGGATATTAAACAGAGAGCTTGGTCTAAGAAAGCCTTGGAG GCCACAGCACCAGGTTTGGAGGCAAAGCTTGGAACTTTAGCACCTGCACATTCCGTTGCAGGTCTTATTTCCCCTTACTTTGTGGAGAG GTACAAGTTTGACAAAGATTGTTTGATTGTTCATTGGTCTGGTGATAATCCTAACAGCCTAGCAG GATTGACCCTCAACACTCCAGGGGACCTTGCAATTAGTCTTGGCACCAGTGACACT GTCTTTGGTATCACTGCTGAACATAATCCAAGCTTAGAAGGACACGTTTTTCCTAATCCAGTGGATACAAGTGGCTACATGGTGATGTTGTGCTATAAGAATGGGTCTTTGACACGTGAAG ATATTCGAAATCGTTGTGCTGAGAAATCTTGGGAAGTTTTCAATAAACTTCTGCAGCAAACACCACCTCTAAATG GTGGAAAGCTCGGTTTTTATTACAAGGAGCACGAAATACTTCCTCCACTTCCTG TTGGTTTCCACCGTTACGCCCTTGATGGTTTCAAGGGTGACTCTGTAGAAGGACTAAAAGAACGTGAAGTTTCAGAGTTTGATCCTCCATCTGAG GTGCGAGCATTAATTGAGGGACAGTTACTCTCCATGAGGGCTCATGCTGAGAGATTTGGAATGCCTTCTCCCCCAAAGCGGATTATTGCAACAGGTGGAGCATCTGCAAATACCACCATCCTGAGTTCGATAGCTTCCATTTTCGGGTCAAATGTTTATACAGTGCAAAGGCCTG ACTCGGCTTCGCTGGGAGCTGCATTGAGGGCTGCTCATGGGTGGTTGTGCAACAGGAAGGGCAGTTTTCTACCCATCTGGTTCATGTACAGGGACAAATTGGAGAAGTCCTCCCTAAATTGCAAGCTTGCTGTGACTGCTGGAGACCAAGAACTTGTTGCAAAGTATGCTCTACTGATGAAGAAGAGAGTGGAGATTGAGAACAGTCTTGTCCAGAAGCTGGGCCGTCTCTAA
- the LOC113749704 gene encoding xylulose kinase 2-like isoform X1, giving the protein MEDCSIPQNSLFLGFDCSTQSLKATVLDANLTIVGTEIVNFDSDLPHYKTKDGVYRDPLINGRIVSPTLMWVEALDIILERFKRLNFDFAKVAAVSGSAQQHGSVYWKKGSAKILSSLDHKKSLVDQLHDAFSVKESPIWMDCSSTQQCRAIEEAIGGALELSRLTGSVAHERYAGPQIRKIFEMQPEVYRDTERISLVSSFMASLCIGGYACTDHTDGAGMNLMDIQSRDWSKLALEATAPGLEEKLGKLAPAHAVAGPLASYYVDRYNFSKKCLVIQWSGDNPNSLAGLTLNTPGDLAISLGTSDTVFGIANYHKPSLEGHVFPNPVDTETYMVMLVYKNGSLTREDVRNRCANGSWDVFSDYLRQTPPLNGGKIGFYYKEHEILPPLPVGFHRYILDNYSDSHAGVNEHEVAQFDPPSEVRALIEGQLLSMRGHAERLGLPPPKRIIATGGASANICILSSIASIFGCDVYTVQRPDSASLGAALRAAHGWLCNEKGNFVPIPWMYTDKLEKTSLSCKLAETAGDEELLSQYTLLMKKRLEIENRLVQKLGSR; this is encoded by the exons ATGGAGGATTGCTCCATTCCTCAAAACTCTTTATTTCTTGGATTTGACTGTTCTACTCA GTCATTGAAGGCAACTGTTTTGGATGCCAATCTGACTATCGTTGGTACAGAAATAGTTAATTTTGATTCTGATTTGCCCCACTACAAAACCAAGGATGGTGTCTACCGGGATCCCTTGATCAATGGGAGAATTGTGTCTCCAACTCTGATGTGGGTGGAAGCTCTGGACATCATACTTGAGAGATTTAAAAggttaaattttgattttgcaaAAGTTGCTGCTGTTTCTGGGAGTGCACAGCAGCATGGAAGTGTGTATTGGAAGAAAGGAAGTGCTAAAATATTGTCATCATTGGACCACAAAAAGTCGTTGGTGGATCAACTTCACGATGCATTTTCAGTAAAGGAATCTCCAATTTGGATGGATTGTAGCTCAACACAACAGTGCAGAGCAATTGAGGAAGCTATCGGAGGTGCATTGGAGTTATCCAGACTTACTGGATCTGTTGCTCATGAGAGATATGCTGGACCACAAATTCGTAAGATATTCGAGATGCAGCCAGAAGTTTACCGTGATACAGAGAGAATTTCCTTAGTTAGCTCCTTCATGGCATCTCTCTGTATTGGGGGCTATGCCTGTACCGATCATACGGATGGAGCAGGGATGAACTTAATGGATATCCAAAGCAGAGATTGGTCTAAATTAGCTTTGGAG GCCACAGCACCAGGCTTAGAGGAAAAACTTGGCAAGTTAGCTCCTGCACATGCTGTTGCTGGTCCTCTTGCATCCTATTATGTGGATAG GTATAACTTCAGCAAGAAGTGTTTAGTAATTCAATGGTCCGGAGACAACCCTAACAGCTTAGCAG GTTTGACTCTAAATACTCCAGGGGATCTGGCAATTAGTCTTGGCACCAGTGACACT GTATTTGGTATTGCAAATTATCACAAACCAAGCCTAGAAGGACATGTTTTTCCTAATCCAGTGGATACAGAGACCTACATGGTAATGCTAGTCTACAAGAATGGGTCTTTAACTCGTGAAG ATGTGCGCAATAGGTGTGCAAATGGATCCTGGGATGTTTTTAGTGATTATTTGCGGCAGACACCACCTCTCAATG GTGGTAAGATAGGCTTTTATTACAAAGAACATGAAATACTCCCTCCGCTCCCTG TTGGTTTCCACCGCTATATTCTTGATAATTACTCTGACTCTCATGCGGGAGTAAATGAACACGAGGTAGCACAGTTCGATCCTCCTTCAGAG GTAAGGGCGCTAATTGAGGGTCAGCTACTGTCTATGCGAGGACATGCTGAGAGATTGGGATTGCCTCCTCCAAAGCGGATAATAGCTACTGGTGGAGCATCTGCCAACATTTGTATCCTTAGTTCAATAGCTTCTATTTTTGGATGTGATGTTTATACAGTCCAGAGGCCAG ACTCGGCTTCTTTGGGGGCTGCACTGAGGGCTGCTCATGGTTGGTTGTGCAATGAGAAGGGAAATTTTGTACCCATCCCATGGATGTACACTGACAAGTTAGAGAAAACATCTCTCAGCTGCAAGCTCGCAGAAACTGCGGGAGATGAAGAACTTCTCTCCCAGTATACCTTATTGATGAAGAAGAGACTTGAAATTGAGAACCGGCTTGTCCAGAAACTGGGGAGCCGCTGA
- the LOC113749704 gene encoding xylulose kinase 2-like isoform X3 produces MEDCSIPQNSLFLGFDCSTQSLKATVLDANLTIVGTEIVNFDSDLPHYKTKDGVYRDPLINGRIVSPTLMWVEALDIILERFKRLNFDFAKVAAVSGSAQQHGSVYWKKGSAKILSSLDHKKSLVDQLHDAFSVKESPIWMDCSSTQQCRAIEEAIGGALELSRLTGSVAHERYAGPQIRKIFEMQPEVYRDTERISLVSSFMASLCIGGYACTDHTDGAGMNLMDIQSRDWSKLALEATAPGLEEKLGKLAPAHAVAGPLASYYVDRYNFSKKCLVIQWSGDNPNSLAGLTLNTPGDLAISLGTSDTVFGIANYHKPSLEGHVFPNPVDTETYMVMLVYKNGSLTREDVRNRCANGSWDVFSDYLRQTPPLNGGKIGFYYKEHEILPPLPVGFHRYILDNYSDSHAGVNEHEVAQFDPPSECR; encoded by the exons ATGGAGGATTGCTCCATTCCTCAAAACTCTTTATTTCTTGGATTTGACTGTTCTACTCA GTCATTGAAGGCAACTGTTTTGGATGCCAATCTGACTATCGTTGGTACAGAAATAGTTAATTTTGATTCTGATTTGCCCCACTACAAAACCAAGGATGGTGTCTACCGGGATCCCTTGATCAATGGGAGAATTGTGTCTCCAACTCTGATGTGGGTGGAAGCTCTGGACATCATACTTGAGAGATTTAAAAggttaaattttgattttgcaaAAGTTGCTGCTGTTTCTGGGAGTGCACAGCAGCATGGAAGTGTGTATTGGAAGAAAGGAAGTGCTAAAATATTGTCATCATTGGACCACAAAAAGTCGTTGGTGGATCAACTTCACGATGCATTTTCAGTAAAGGAATCTCCAATTTGGATGGATTGTAGCTCAACACAACAGTGCAGAGCAATTGAGGAAGCTATCGGAGGTGCATTGGAGTTATCCAGACTTACTGGATCTGTTGCTCATGAGAGATATGCTGGACCACAAATTCGTAAGATATTCGAGATGCAGCCAGAAGTTTACCGTGATACAGAGAGAATTTCCTTAGTTAGCTCCTTCATGGCATCTCTCTGTATTGGGGGCTATGCCTGTACCGATCATACGGATGGAGCAGGGATGAACTTAATGGATATCCAAAGCAGAGATTGGTCTAAATTAGCTTTGGAG GCCACAGCACCAGGCTTAGAGGAAAAACTTGGCAAGTTAGCTCCTGCACATGCTGTTGCTGGTCCTCTTGCATCCTATTATGTGGATAG GTATAACTTCAGCAAGAAGTGTTTAGTAATTCAATGGTCCGGAGACAACCCTAACAGCTTAGCAG GTTTGACTCTAAATACTCCAGGGGATCTGGCAATTAGTCTTGGCACCAGTGACACT GTATTTGGTATTGCAAATTATCACAAACCAAGCCTAGAAGGACATGTTTTTCCTAATCCAGTGGATACAGAGACCTACATGGTAATGCTAGTCTACAAGAATGGGTCTTTAACTCGTGAAG ATGTGCGCAATAGGTGTGCAAATGGATCCTGGGATGTTTTTAGTGATTATTTGCGGCAGACACCACCTCTCAATG GTGGTAAGATAGGCTTTTATTACAAAGAACATGAAATACTCCCTCCGCTCCCTG TTGGTTTCCACCGCTATATTCTTGATAATTACTCTGACTCTCATGCGGGAGTAAATGAACACGAGGTAGCACAGTTCGATCCTCCTTCAGAG TGCAGGTAA
- the LOC113749704 gene encoding xylulose kinase 2-like isoform X2: MEDCSIPQNSLFLGFDCSTQSLKATVLDANLTIVGTEIVNFDSDLPHYKTKDGVYRDPLINGRIVSPTLMWVEALDIILERFKRLNFDFAKVAAVSGSAQQHGSVYWKKGSAKILSSLDHKKSLVDQLHDAFSVKESPIWMDCSSTQQCRAIEEAIGGALELSRLTGSVAHERYAGPQIRKIFEMQPEVYRDTERISLVSSFMASLCIGGYACTDHTDGAGMNLMDIQSRDWSKLALEATAPGLEEKLGKLAPAHAVAGPLASYYVDRYNFSKKCLVIQWSGDNPNSLAGLTLNTPGDLAISLGTSDTVFGIANYHKPSLEGHVFPNPVDTETYMVMLVYKNGSLTREDVRNRCANGSWDVFSDYLRQTPPLNGGKIGFYYKEHEILPPLPVGFHRYILDNYSDSHAGVNEHEVAQFDPPSEDKV, from the exons ATGGAGGATTGCTCCATTCCTCAAAACTCTTTATTTCTTGGATTTGACTGTTCTACTCA GTCATTGAAGGCAACTGTTTTGGATGCCAATCTGACTATCGTTGGTACAGAAATAGTTAATTTTGATTCTGATTTGCCCCACTACAAAACCAAGGATGGTGTCTACCGGGATCCCTTGATCAATGGGAGAATTGTGTCTCCAACTCTGATGTGGGTGGAAGCTCTGGACATCATACTTGAGAGATTTAAAAggttaaattttgattttgcaaAAGTTGCTGCTGTTTCTGGGAGTGCACAGCAGCATGGAAGTGTGTATTGGAAGAAAGGAAGTGCTAAAATATTGTCATCATTGGACCACAAAAAGTCGTTGGTGGATCAACTTCACGATGCATTTTCAGTAAAGGAATCTCCAATTTGGATGGATTGTAGCTCAACACAACAGTGCAGAGCAATTGAGGAAGCTATCGGAGGTGCATTGGAGTTATCCAGACTTACTGGATCTGTTGCTCATGAGAGATATGCTGGACCACAAATTCGTAAGATATTCGAGATGCAGCCAGAAGTTTACCGTGATACAGAGAGAATTTCCTTAGTTAGCTCCTTCATGGCATCTCTCTGTATTGGGGGCTATGCCTGTACCGATCATACGGATGGAGCAGGGATGAACTTAATGGATATCCAAAGCAGAGATTGGTCTAAATTAGCTTTGGAG GCCACAGCACCAGGCTTAGAGGAAAAACTTGGCAAGTTAGCTCCTGCACATGCTGTTGCTGGTCCTCTTGCATCCTATTATGTGGATAG GTATAACTTCAGCAAGAAGTGTTTAGTAATTCAATGGTCCGGAGACAACCCTAACAGCTTAGCAG GTTTGACTCTAAATACTCCAGGGGATCTGGCAATTAGTCTTGGCACCAGTGACACT GTATTTGGTATTGCAAATTATCACAAACCAAGCCTAGAAGGACATGTTTTTCCTAATCCAGTGGATACAGAGACCTACATGGTAATGCTAGTCTACAAGAATGGGTCTTTAACTCGTGAAG ATGTGCGCAATAGGTGTGCAAATGGATCCTGGGATGTTTTTAGTGATTATTTGCGGCAGACACCACCTCTCAATG GTGGTAAGATAGGCTTTTATTACAAAGAACATGAAATACTCCCTCCGCTCCCTG TTGGTTTCCACCGCTATATTCTTGATAATTACTCTGACTCTCATGCGGGAGTAAATGAACACGAGGTAGCACAGTTCGATCCTCCTTCAGAG GACAAAGTTTAG
- the LOC113749706 gene encoding tubulin alpha-4 chain-like: MRECISVHIGQAGIQVGNACWELYCLEHGIQADGQMPSDRTVGTADDAFNTFFSETGAGKHVPRAVFVDLEPTVIDEVRTGTYRQLFHPEQLINGKEDAANNFARGHYTIGKEIVDLCLDRIRKLADNCTGLQGFLVFNAVGGGTGSGLGSLLLERLSVDYGKKSKLGFTIYPSPRVSTSVVEPYNSVLSTHSLLEHTDVTVLLDNEAIYDICRRSLDIERPKYTNLNRLISQVISSLTASLRFDGALNVDVTEFQTNLVPYPRIHFMLSSFAPVISAEKAYHEQLTVAEITNSAFEPSSMMAKCDPRHGKYMACCLMFRGDVVPKDVNAAVATIKTKRTIQFVDWCPTGFKCGINYQPPTVVPCGDLAPVQRAVCMISNSTSVAEVFSRIDHKFDLMYIKRAFVHWFVGEGMEEGEFSEAREDLAALEKDYEEVGAESPEGDEGDGEDY; encoded by the exons atgagAGAGTGCATTTCAGTTCACATTGGTCAGGCCGGAATTCAGGTCGGAAATGCTTGCTGGGAACTTTATTGCCTCGAGCACGGCATTCAG GCTGATGGCCAGATGCCAAGTGACAGAACAGTGGGAACAGCTGATGATGCATTCAACACATTCTTCAGCGAAACTGGAGCTGGGAAGCATGTCCCTCGTGCGGTTTTCGTAGATCTTGAGCCTACTGTTATTGACGAAGTCAGGACTGGAACTTATCGCCAGCTCTTCCACCCTGAGCAACTCATCAATGGCAAGGAAGATGCTGCCAACAACTTTGCCCGTGGCCACTACACCATTGGCAAAGAGATTGTTGATCTTTGCTTGGATCGCATCAGGAAGCTGGCCGACAACTGCACTGGTCTTCAAGGGTTTTTGGTTTTCAATGCTGTTGGTGGTGGCACTGGTTCTGGTCTTGGATCACTTCTGCTGGAGCGGTTGTCTGTTGACTATGGCAAGAAGTCAAAGCTTGGTTTCACCATCTATCCTTCTCCCCGGGTCTCAACTTCTGTTGTAGAGCCCTACAACAGTGTGCTGTCGACCCATTCCCTTCTTGAGCACACTGATGTTACAGTACTTCTTGACAATGAGGCCATCTATGACATTTGCAGGCGCTCGCTTGACATAGAACGCCCGAAATACACCAATCTCAACCGCCTAATTTCCCAG GTTATCTCCTCACTCACTGCATCCTTGAGGTTTGATGGAGCCTTGAACGTTGATGTGACTGAATTCCAGACCAACCTTGTGCCCTACCCGAGGATACATTTTATGCTTTCCTCATTTGCTCCTGTTATTTCAGCGGAGAAGGCCTACCATGAGCAACTTACAGTTGCGGAGATAACCAACAGTGCTTTTGAGCCATCTTCCATGATGGCCAAGTGTGATCCCCGCCATGGGAAGTACATGGCTTGCTGCCTGATGTTCCGTGGTGATGTTGTGCCAAAAGATGTTAATGCTGCTGTGGCAACAATCAAGACCAAGAGGACCATCCAGTTTGTTGACTGGTGCCCCACCGGATTCAAGTGTGGTATCAACTATCAGCCACCAACTGTTGTACCTTGTGGTGACCTTGCCCCGGTGCAAAGGGCTGTGTGCATGATCTCTAACTCAACCAGCGTTGCCGAAGTGTTCAGCAGGATTGACCATAAGTTTGATCTTATGTATATTAAGCGTGCATTTGTGCACTGGTTTGTTGGTGAGGGCATGGAAGAAGGTGAATTCAGTGAAGCTCGTGAGGATCTTGCAGCCTTGGAGAAGGATTATGAGGAGGTTGGTGCAGAGTCTCCCGAGGGAGATGAAGGAGATGGAGAGGACTATTAA